One window from the genome of Cryptomeria japonica chromosome 6, Sugi_1.0, whole genome shotgun sequence encodes:
- the LOC131036244 gene encoding uncharacterized protein LOC131036244, with protein MLCNRQTNISHITCKYMFFLRYLRMRQYLRSKTPRLRWTAELHQSFLHAIRRLGGENKATPKLIIEMMGIDELKTSHVKSHLQMYRNMKKCENCPEPKQLENYNLHGFENSRGNKDENSPFSELEKKSEISQDFSFYSNKRNSITIPSTSSQYGNGNGGQATTWDNKLFGTRPHTKKFYKSQNLNPAEYRKQHLVHFIHRQLQHTQRKKEKHQFNLSEQGLENSLFHQHRILCSSGTSNEKKKAVSEQDQISCNSSIDSDSVLVLNGSQCDNDERAESTEGDGIRILREEDIRLELSISIY; from the exons ATGCTCTGTAATAGACAGACAAACATATCACATATTACATGcaaatatatgttttttttaagGTATTTGAGAATGAGACAATACTTGCGCTCCAAAACTCCTCGCCTACGTTGGACTGCTGAGCTTCACCAGTCTTTTTTGCATGCAATACGGCGGCTCGGCGGTGAAAACA AGGCCACACCGAAATTGATTATAGAGATGATGGGCATAGATGAGCTGAAAACTTCCCATGTCAAAAGCCATCTTCAG ATGTACCGGaatatgaagaaatgtgaaaaCTGCCCAG AGCCCAAACAATTAGAAAACTACAATCTACACGGATTTGAGAATAGCAGAGGAAACAAAGATGAGAACTCCCCATTTTCAGAGCTTGAGAAGAAGTCGGAGATAAGCCAAGACTTCTCCTTCTACTCAAACAAAAG AAACAGCATTACAATCCCATCGACTTCATCTCAGTATGGGAATGGGAATGGCGGCCAAGCAACAACTTGGGATAACAAATTATTTGGAACAAGGCCTCACACTAAAAAATTCTACAAGAGCCAAAACTTAAATCCAGCG GAATATCGTAAACAACATCTGGTTCATTTTATACATAGACagttgcaacatactcaaaggAAGAAAGAGAAGCATCAGTTTAACCTATCTGAACAGGGATTAGAAAACAGTTTATTCCACCAGCATAGAATATTATGTTCGTCTGGTACCAGCAATGAGAAAAAGAAAGCAGTTTCAGAACAGGATCAAATTTCATGTAACAGCAGCATTGAttcagattcagtactggttttaAATGGTAGTCAGTGTGATAATGATGAAAGAGCTGAATCAACAGAAGGAGATGGTATCAGAATTCTTAGAGAGGAGGACATTCGATTAGAACTATCAATTTCTATTTATTAA